The genomic window TGATCAAGTCGCGCCAGTGCAAGGCGTCCATCTACTCCTTCGACCTCGTGAACCGATACGCGAAAAGACCGGCGGGCATTCCCGACGCGAAACCCGGGGCGATCGCCAAGGTGGGCATTGTCGGCGCCGGACTGATGGCTTCGCAGCTCGCGCAGCTCTTCATCGAACGGCTCGAGGTGCCGGTGGTGATGAAGGACATCAGCCCCGAAGCCCTGGAAAAAGGCTGCGGCCAGGTGGTCGAAGGATTTCGCAGGCTGGGGGAGAAAGGCAAGCTGACCGAAGGCAAGGCACGCCACCTCGCCGGCCTGGTGAGCGGGACGCTTGATTTTCGGGACTTCTCCGATTGCGACTTCGTCATCGAAGCCGTTTTCGAGGAAATGGCCGTGAAGAAGCAGGTCCTCGGCGAGCTCGAACCATTGCTGCGACCCGACGCCGTCATCGCCACCAACACCTCCTCGCTCAGCGTCACCGAAATGGCATCCGTCCTCAGAGTTCCGGGCAGGATGCTCGGATTTCACTTCTTCAACCCGGTCGCCGTCCTGCCGCTCGTGGAAGTCATAAGGACCGCCCAGACGAGCGGCGAAGCCCTGGCCACGGCTTTCGACCTGGCCCGCAAACTGCGCAAGACCGGTGTGCTCGTCAAAGACGCCCCTGCCTTCCTGGTCAATCGCATTCTGGTCAAGATGCTGGTCGATTGCCTGGCTCTGGTGGACGAAGGCGCCTCCTTTCAGGAGGTGGACGACGCACTCCTGGCTCTGGGCCTGCCCATGGCCCCCTTCGACCTGCTGGCCATGGTGGGCATGCCCGTCGCCCTTCATGTCATGGAAACCCTCAACCATGCCTTGGGACCCGACCGTTTCCCTCTGAACGCCAATTTCAGCAGGATCGTCGAAGCGAAGAAGACGTTCGTGTACCTGCCCGGAGTGGAGCCCAAGCGGGTCGATCCCGACCTGGAACGCCTGTGGGCGAAGACCGGCGAAACCGCCTTCCATCCCGAGGAAATCCGGGAGAGAGTGCTCAGCAGCCTCGCCCGGGAAACCGATCTCATATTGAAGGAAAAGGTTGTCGGGAGTTCCAAGGACATCGATCTCGCCATGATCATGGGTGCCGGATGGCCGTTTTTCATGGGCGGGCTGACCATGTACCTGGATCTGGCCGGGATCACTCCGCGTGTGCTGCAGAAAGTCTTTTTCAGTTTCTAGGGTTGTGGCGCGGAAAGGGCCTGGCGATCCGCCGTCCCGACCGACGGCAGGTTGTGCATCACGGAGCGGAACCACCCGTGTCAACTGAAGCGGATTGGTCTAGCCCCGGCGTCACGGGAATTGACGGATGCCGCACCGGCATGGAGCGGGCGTGAGAGGGGGGCGAGAACCTCACCCTCCCCCGAGCCAAGGTCCAAAACGATGCGTGCCGGTGTGCCCCCACGGATTCTGCAAGAGAACAGGAGCGGTGTGAAGTCT from Syntrophobacter fumaroxidans MPOB includes these protein-coding regions:
- a CDS encoding 3-hydroxyacyl-CoA dehydrogenase NAD-binding domain-containing protein gives rise to the protein MAEPATRFHNRIYDSPVGKIAILTMDNGQDYKRPNTFGEAAMMSLNQALDEVVRTPGVKGMMLTGKPYIFAAGADLSEIPFITTFEQGYQIGKLVHTAMKRIMDLPFPTLAAINGVALGGGLEIALYCTCRTVSKSAQGIGFPECFLGLVPGWGGCTLATRLIGPEKTLQLIIYNALNQNRMINGPQAYELGLADRLFDGAEFLDDSLRFLMDVISGGVKVERTPPPAVDAGTALARARAFVDGRVHGAAPAPYKAIELIEGALKGSVEQGFEEENKALGELIKSRQCKASIYSFDLVNRYAKRPAGIPDAKPGAIAKVGIVGAGLMASQLAQLFIERLEVPVVMKDISPEALEKGCGQVVEGFRRLGEKGKLTEGKARHLAGLVSGTLDFRDFSDCDFVIEAVFEEMAVKKQVLGELEPLLRPDAVIATNTSSLSVTEMASVLRVPGRMLGFHFFNPVAVLPLVEVIRTAQTSGEALATAFDLARKLRKTGVLVKDAPAFLVNRILVKMLVDCLALVDEGASFQEVDDALLALGLPMAPFDLLAMVGMPVALHVMETLNHALGPDRFPLNANFSRIVEAKKTFVYLPGVEPKRVDPDLERLWAKTGETAFHPEEIRERVLSSLARETDLILKEKVVGSSKDIDLAMIMGAGWPFFMGGLTMYLDLAGITPRVLQKVFFSF